A stretch of DNA from Pontiella agarivorans:
GCAGATTGAATTGCGCCAGATTCAGCAGCGCCTCGAAAAAACTTTTATCATGGTGACGCACGACCAGCATGAAGCCCTCACGGTTTCCGACCGTATGGCCGTCATGAATGTCGGGGAAGTCGCGCAGATGGGCGGCGTCCGCGAGGTCTACGACCGGCCTCAATCTAAGTTTGTGGCCGACTTCCTCCAGACCCAGAACTTTATCGAAGCCGAAAAGGTTTCCGACAGCATGATCAGAACGCCCTACGGCGACTGGTCGGTGGCCGACCGTGTTCCGTGGCACAAAGGAACCGTCACGGTACGGCCGGAAAATATGAGCGTCACCACAGATGCTGCAGCCTGTACGTTCAGGGGAAAAGTCGAAACTTCGCTCTATCGCGGCTGTTATCAGGAGCTGTTTCTGAACAACGGATTGCAGGTGGAAACTGAATCCGTTCAACCGTTCAGGAAAGGTGAAGAAGTGATGGTTAACGTTCCGGAACAATCGGTGGTGATACTCAATGATTGACGCAGAAAAAAAAGCACCGTCCAGGCCGGACAACAGCTATACCGTTTTTCACGGCGGATTGGTCAAAAAGAAAACTCTCTCACGGCGCGCCTTCAGTTTTATTTCGCCCGGATTCGTCTGGTCGCTGATTTTTCTCGTGATTCCGTGTCTTGCGCTGTTTGTAGTGAGTTTTACCACGCGTGGCGACTACGGTCAGATTGAGTGGACCTTTACCTGGGAAAATATGAAGCAGCTGGCCGGCTTTGGTTTCTTCGGGTGGTCGGCGGATAATCTTCTGATTGTCTGGCGCAGTATTGTTGTGGCGGTGGTGACGACGTTTCTGTGTGTCGTACTTTCGTATCCGCTCGCCTTTTTTCTGGCGAGCCGTCCGGACAAAACGCGCACCATCTGGCTGGCGCTGCTGCTGATTCCTTTCTGGACCAACCTGGTGATCCGCACCTATGCGTGGTTTCTGGCGCTGGCCCCGAACATGCCGCTGGCCCAGCTGCTGCAGAATATCGGCGCGATCGATCCCGGCCAGCCGCTCTATCCGAGCACCTTTGCGGTGTATCTCGGTATGATCTCGATGTTTCTGCCGTTTGTGGCGCTGCCGCTCTATACGGCCGTAGAAAAAATGGACTGGGCGCTGGTTGAAGCCGCGCACGATCTCTATGCCGGCCGGTGGCGCGTTTTCCGCCATGCCATTCTGCCGCAGACGATGCCCGGCCTTTCGGTGGGCATCACGCTCACGCTCGTTCCGGCGATGGGAATGTTTGTGGTGCCGGACATGCTCGGCGGGTCGCGCTATATGCTGATCGGCAATCTGATTCAGCAGCAGTTCGGAACGTCCCGGAACTGGCCGCTCGGTGCGGCACTCAGTCTGGTGCTGATGCTGCTGACTCTCTCGGCCCTGATGGCTTCGCGCCGTCGTGAACTCAAGAAGGAGGCCTGAAATGAACCGCTGCTCCACAGGACATGTCATCAACTCGGGACTGATTTTTATCTTCCTCTACATTCCGCTGCTCTGCGTCGCAATGTTCTCGTTCAACGCCAATAAGTTCGGCCTGACGTGGGACGGTTTCACGTTCGACTGGTACAGACAGATGTTCCACAACGAGGTCATCCTCAAAGCCGCGTGGAATACGCTGCTGCTCGCGGTGGTTTCGACGATCATCTCCACCGTCCTCGGCACGATGCTGGCGATCGGGATGTACCGTTTTCCGTGGAAAAAGAAAACCATGCGCAAGCTCGATACACTGCTGCATCTGCCGGTGGTTACACCGGATATCATCTTTGCCGTTGCGCTTGTGATTGCCTTCAGCGTGATCCGTCATTTCACAGGATTATTTGAGCTGGGCATGCCGTCGATGATTGTCGGTCACGTTACTTTTCAGATTTCGTTTGTGGCTTTGGTGGTGCGCGGGCGGCTGGAAGTGATCGGGCACGATGTGGAAGAGGCGGCTTATGATTTGTATGCCGATCACAAGCGCGTTTTGTTCAAGGTGCTTCTGCCGCTGCTCAAACCGGGCATCATTGCGGGGGCGATGCTGGCCTTCACGCTGTCGCTCGACGACTTTGTGATCAGCTTTTTCACGGCCGGCCCCAAGTCGACCACGCTGCCGCTGTTCATCTATTCGGCGCTCAAGCGCGGCATCACGCCGGAGATCCATGCGCTCTCCACCATCATCATGGTGCTGACCATTGTGCTGGTGCTCGTCATGCAGAAGTTTACAGCTAAAAACGGCGGGGAGATTCACTGAATGATCTGGAACCTTCAAAGACAGGACTGCGCCTACACCCCGATTCCGCCGGGTGATCCGGCCCGGCCCATTACCCGATTTTAAACAAAACCTTTAAGGAGAAATAACATGCCAAGAAATATTGAAAACGCTAAAGCTGAAGTACAATGGATCAACAACATCATCTCGGGAAAAACTGAGCTGACCCAGCAGGTCAAAGAGGAGATCTCAACGAAGACCGTTGAAAACTTCCGGGACCACATCAACAAGGGCTTTCTCGAATACCGTAAATCCGCCACCATCGCCGGCGACTTCGCCATGACCGAATGGTCGGGTCAGGGCTCCATCATCACCGATATGCTCGGCCGTGAATTCATCGACATGCTCGGCGGCTACGGCCTCTACAGCCTGGGTATCCGCCATCCGAAAGTGGTGGAAGCGGTCAACGCTCAGCTGCACCGCTCTCCGCAGTATTCGCAGGAACTGCTCGACCCGCTGCGCGCCCAGCTCGGCCGGGTACTCGGCGAACTGACGCCCGGTGATATTCAGTACGGCTTCTTTGCGAACTCCGGTACCGAAGGCGTTGAAGGCGCCCTGAAACTGGCCAAGCTTTATACCGGTAAATCCGGCTTCATTTCCACCATCGGCAGCTTCCACGGTAAAACCGCCGGCTCGCTTTCGGTGATGGGTAAATCCGTCTATCGCAAGCCGTTGCTTCCACTCCTTGGAAACGTGAAATATGCGCCGTACGGCGATGCCGATGCCATGGAAATTGAACTGATGAAAGCCGCGACGGTCGGCGACGATATTGCCGGCATCATTGTTGAGCCGGTACAGGGCGAAGCCGGTGCCATTGTGCCGCCGGATGACTACTGGCCGCGTCTGCGTGAAATGTGCGACCGCTACGGCGTGCTGCTCATCGCCGATGAAGTGCAGACCGGTTTCGGCCGCGTCGGCGAAATATTCGGGGTCGACTGCTGGGACGTTGCGCCCGACATTATGGCGTTCGGCAAAGCGCTCGGCGGCGGTGTGGTTCCGTGCAGCGGCTTCATGTCCACAGCCAAGATCTGGGAATGCATGGAGCCCAACCCGTTCATGCACACCACCACCACCGGCGGCAACCCGATCGCCTGCGCCTCGGCCCTGGCCGCCATCGGCGTGATGCTCGAAGAAGATACGCCGAAACAGTCTGCTGAAAAAGGCATCTACATGACCGGAAAGCTCAATGAGCTGAAGGACAGGTATCCGGGCATGATCAAAGAAGTCCGCGGCAAAGGCCTGCTGATCGGCATTGAGTTTGTTGACGGTGAGGTGGGCTATCACGTTGTGGCCGGCATGTTCAAGCGCGGCGTCCTCACCGGCGGTACGCTCAACAATGCCCAGACCATCCGCATTGAGCCGGCGCTGACCGTGCCGTATGAGCTGCTCGATAAAACCGTCGAGATCATGGAAGAAGCCATCAAGGACCAGATCTAAGATGAAATTAGGTTGGTTCATTCTATTCCTGTCTATGCTGGCAGATGTTGCCGCCTCGCTGATGGCAAAGCAACTGGATGGTCTTCGGCGTCCGTTCCGGATGGCTGCCGTGATCGGCCTTTATGCACTTACGATGGGGCTGTTCACATACTGCATGAAGGTGCTGCCTATTGGTCCGGCATTTGCCATTTGGTCGGGCGTCGGGATGGTGCTGATTTCAGTGCTGTCCATGGTCTTCTATCGCCAGATTCCGGACGGCCCGGCCATTGTAGGAATGAGCCTGATTGTGCTCGGAACGGTGGTGCTCAGCACCATGTCGAAAATGCAAGTACACTGATTTGGAGAAAATAATGTTTACAGAAGAGAAAGTAAAAACACCGAAGTCGGATGGATATTATATGCCGGCGGAATGGCATAAGCATGAAGCCTGCTGGATGGCCTGGCCGTATGACAAGATCGCCTGGCGCGGCCATCACCGTGAGGGCAAGCATTCTATTGCCACGCTGGCCAACTCCGTCAGCGAGTTTGAACCGGTTAAAATGCTCGTACCGCCGCAGGCGCGGGAGGAAGCGGAGCGCTTTCTCGGCAAGGGCGTTGAGATCGTTGAATGCGAAATTGACGACGCCTGGACGCGCGACACCTGTCCGTCGTTTGTGCTGCATAAAGACGGCGGCCTGGCTGGAGTGAACTGGAACTTTAACGGCTGGGGCGATCTCGATGTGGCGAATTGGGAGTCGGACAAAAAGCTGGCCCGGCGGGTATGCCGGCAGTTGGATGTGCCTTGCTACGATGCGCCTATTTTCAACGAAGGCGGTGCGATTCATGTGGACGGCGAAGGCACGGTGCTCTGCACCCGCTCGACCATCCTGAATGATAACCGCAACCCGGAACATACGGAAGAGGAGGTGGAACAGATTCTCTGCGATTACCTCGGCGTGGAAAAAGTGATCTGGCTCGACGAAGGGTATGAGCAGGATGAAACCGATGGACATATTGATGTGATTGCCTGTTTTGTAGCCCCCGGAAAAGTGATGCACCTCTCCACCGAAAATAAGAACGACCCCAACTACAGTCGCTTTGAGCAGAACATGGCCTACCTCGAAAGCCAGACCGATGCAAAAGACCGGAAGATTGAAGTCATCCGTATGCCGCAGCCGTCGCTATGGATTGAGGGGGACCGCCGTATCTCGTGCAGCTATGTAAATTACTACATTGCAAACGGCGCGGTCTTTGTTCCGGTGTTCAATGATCCGGTGGATGAACTTGCTGTTGAGATTTTCAAAGCGCTCTACCCGGACCGCAAAATAATCGATATGCCCGAAAATGCGGCCAATTTTTACGGCGGCGGCGGCATCCACTGCTGTACCCAGCAGCAACCCGCAATTTAAATCTATTTCAATGGAGAACCAATCCATGACAGAACTTGCAGATTATTCCGACCTATCCACCGTTTATTCCCACGCCACCGATCATATCATCACCGGCGGGAAGGGCTCTGAACTCTATACCACCGAAGGTAAAACCCTGCTCGATTTCACCAGTGGAATCGGAGTCAACAGCACCGGCCATTGTCATCCCCGTGTGATTGCGGCGATCAAGGAACAGGCGGATAAGCTGATCTTCGCGCAGATCAATATTGTCTACAACGAGCCTGTTGCCAAACTCTGTGCGCAACTCAAACGCGTGATGCCCGAAGCACTGGATACCTACTTCTTTTCCAACAGCGGGGCGGAAGCGGTCGAGGGTGCCGTTAAGCTGGCCAAGCATGCCTCCGGAAAACCCAATATCATTGTGCTGCACGGAAGCTTTCACGGCCGCACGCATCTGACGATGGCCATGACGACCAGCAAAACGGTTTATCGCCTGAAATATCCGAACCTTCCGGCGGGCATCTATGTCGCCCCGTACCCGTATGCCTATGCCTCCGGCCGTACGGAAGAGGAAGAAACCGCTTACGCGCTGGCCGAACTGGAACTGCTGCTCTCCACGCAAACCGCGCCGGAAGAAACGGCGGCGATAGTGGTGGAACCGGTGCT
This window harbors:
- a CDS encoding ABC transporter permease, whose amino-acid sequence is MNRCSTGHVINSGLIFIFLYIPLLCVAMFSFNANKFGLTWDGFTFDWYRQMFHNEVILKAAWNTLLLAVVSTIISTVLGTMLAIGMYRFPWKKKTMRKLDTLLHLPVVTPDIIFAVALVIAFSVIRHFTGLFELGMPSMIVGHVTFQISFVALVVRGRLEVIGHDVEEAAYDLYADHKRVLFKVLLPLLKPGIIAGAMLAFTLSLDDFVISFFTAGPKSTTLPLFIYSALKRGITPEIHALSTIIMVLTIVLVLVMQKFTAKNGGEIH
- a CDS encoding agmatine deiminase family protein, which gives rise to MFTEEKVKTPKSDGYYMPAEWHKHEACWMAWPYDKIAWRGHHREGKHSIATLANSVSEFEPVKMLVPPQAREEAERFLGKGVEIVECEIDDAWTRDTCPSFVLHKDGGLAGVNWNFNGWGDLDVANWESDKKLARRVCRQLDVPCYDAPIFNEGGAIHVDGEGTVLCTRSTILNDNRNPEHTEEEVEQILCDYLGVEKVIWLDEGYEQDETDGHIDVIACFVAPGKVMHLSTENKNDPNYSRFEQNMAYLESQTDAKDRKIEVIRMPQPSLWIEGDRRISCSYVNYYIANGAVFVPVFNDPVDELAVEIFKALYPDRKIIDMPENAANFYGGGGIHCCTQQQPAI
- a CDS encoding putrescine aminotransferase: MPRNIENAKAEVQWINNIISGKTELTQQVKEEISTKTVENFRDHINKGFLEYRKSATIAGDFAMTEWSGQGSIITDMLGREFIDMLGGYGLYSLGIRHPKVVEAVNAQLHRSPQYSQELLDPLRAQLGRVLGELTPGDIQYGFFANSGTEGVEGALKLAKLYTGKSGFISTIGSFHGKTAGSLSVMGKSVYRKPLLPLLGNVKYAPYGDADAMEIELMKAATVGDDIAGIIVEPVQGEAGAIVPPDDYWPRLREMCDRYGVLLIADEVQTGFGRVGEIFGVDCWDVAPDIMAFGKALGGGVVPCSGFMSTAKIWECMEPNPFMHTTTTGGNPIACASALAAIGVMLEEDTPKQSAEKGIYMTGKLNELKDRYPGMIKEVRGKGLLIGIEFVDGEVGYHVVAGMFKRGVLTGGTLNNAQTIRIEPALTVPYELLDKTVEIMEEAIKDQI
- a CDS encoding ABC transporter permease — translated: MIDAEKKAPSRPDNSYTVFHGGLVKKKTLSRRAFSFISPGFVWSLIFLVIPCLALFVVSFTTRGDYGQIEWTFTWENMKQLAGFGFFGWSADNLLIVWRSIVVAVVTTFLCVVLSYPLAFFLASRPDKTRTIWLALLLIPFWTNLVIRTYAWFLALAPNMPLAQLLQNIGAIDPGQPLYPSTFAVYLGMISMFLPFVALPLYTAVEKMDWALVEAAHDLYAGRWRVFRHAILPQTMPGLSVGITLTLVPAMGMFVVPDMLGGSRYMLIGNLIQQQFGTSRNWPLGAALSLVLMLLTLSALMASRRRELKKEA
- a CDS encoding DMT family transporter, with the translated sequence MKLGWFILFLSMLADVAASLMAKQLDGLRRPFRMAAVIGLYALTMGLFTYCMKVLPIGPAFAIWSGVGMVLISVLSMVFYRQIPDGPAIVGMSLIVLGTVVLSTMSKMQVH